From the Oleiphilus messinensis genome, one window contains:
- the oadA gene encoding sodium-extruding oxaloacetate decarboxylase subunit alpha, protein MTDMKKPLGITDVVLRDAHQSLFATRLRLEDMLPIAAQLDSIGYWSVESWGGATFDSCIRFIGEDPWERIRELKKAMPNTKQQMLLRGQNLLGYRHYADDVVNKFVERAAENGVDVFRVFDAMNDPRNLDTALKAVKRVGKHAQGTISYTTSPVHTLDMWIDLAKEIEDMGADSIAIKDMSGILTPSDAFDLVSRLKAQTSLEVQLHAHATSGLSDMTILKAVEAGIDRVDTAISSMSMTYGHSATESVVAALKGTDRDTGLDISKLEEIAAYFRVVRKKYAKFEGSLRGTDSRILVAQVPGGMLTNMEGQLKEQGAADKFDAVLEEIPRVREDLGYIPLVTPTSQIVGTQAVLNVLTGERYKSISKETAGILKGEYGAAPAPYNAELQARVLDGKEAITCRPADLLTPEMDKLTDEIKSLSQEKGFKLADAVVDDALTYALFPQIGLKFLENRGDASAFEPAPTGNEVPASAASSKPGEPETFTVSVSGQSYVVQVSEGGDVTHLAPVSGGASGGAAAPAALPAGGGDPINAPLAGNIFKILVSAGQSVQEGDVLIILEAMKMETEIRAPKGGTVGGVQVAVGDSVAVGDVLLTLG, encoded by the coding sequence ATGACAGATATGAAAAAACCATTAGGTATTACTGATGTTGTGCTTCGGGATGCACATCAGTCGCTGTTCGCGACTCGCCTGCGCCTCGAAGATATGCTTCCCATTGCCGCCCAGCTCGATAGTATTGGATATTGGTCGGTAGAATCCTGGGGTGGCGCAACATTTGACTCCTGCATCCGCTTTATCGGTGAAGATCCGTGGGAGCGTATTCGCGAGCTGAAAAAAGCAATGCCCAACACCAAGCAACAGATGTTGCTACGTGGACAGAATCTTCTGGGTTACCGACATTATGCAGATGATGTAGTCAATAAGTTTGTTGAACGTGCTGCGGAAAATGGTGTAGACGTATTCCGGGTATTCGATGCGATGAATGATCCACGAAACCTGGATACAGCGCTCAAAGCAGTTAAGCGCGTTGGAAAACATGCTCAGGGTACCATTTCCTACACGACCAGCCCTGTACATACTTTGGATATGTGGATCGATCTGGCCAAAGAAATCGAAGATATGGGGGCAGACTCCATCGCGATTAAAGACATGTCAGGGATCTTGACGCCGTCTGATGCGTTTGATCTGGTTTCGCGACTGAAAGCACAAACTTCGTTGGAAGTTCAATTGCACGCTCATGCAACCTCCGGGTTGTCTGATATGACGATCCTTAAAGCGGTTGAAGCGGGAATTGATCGCGTTGATACGGCAATTTCTTCAATGAGTATGACCTACGGTCACTCAGCAACGGAATCTGTTGTTGCGGCATTGAAAGGAACCGATCGAGATACAGGTCTGGATATTTCCAAACTGGAAGAAATTGCAGCCTATTTCCGTGTTGTGCGTAAGAAGTACGCCAAGTTTGAAGGCTCCTTGCGTGGTACGGATTCTCGAATTCTGGTTGCTCAGGTTCCAGGTGGCATGTTGACCAATATGGAAGGCCAGTTGAAAGAGCAAGGCGCTGCAGACAAATTTGACGCAGTGCTGGAAGAAATTCCCCGCGTACGTGAAGACTTGGGTTACATCCCTCTGGTTACGCCAACCTCTCAAATCGTGGGTACACAAGCGGTACTTAACGTCCTGACTGGCGAACGTTACAAGTCAATTTCAAAAGAAACCGCCGGTATTTTAAAAGGTGAATACGGCGCTGCTCCTGCACCTTACAATGCTGAGCTTCAGGCTCGAGTGCTGGATGGCAAAGAAGCGATCACTTGTCGCCCGGCTGACCTGTTAACGCCTGAAATGGATAAGTTAACGGATGAAATCAAGTCCCTGTCCCAGGAAAAGGGCTTCAAATTGGCTGATGCTGTTGTGGACGATGCACTGACTTATGCCTTGTTCCCACAAATTGGTTTGAAATTCCTGGAAAACCGAGGTGATGCTTCCGCGTTTGAGCCTGCTCCAACAGGAAATGAAGTGCCTGCATCTGCGGCATCCAGCAAACCGGGTGAGCCAGAGACTTTCACCGTTTCTGTTAGCGGCCAATCCTATGTTGTTCAGGTTTCAGAAGGTGGTGATGTTACTCATTTGGCTCCAGTTTCCGGTGGAGCCAGTGGTGGGGCAGCGGCTCCAGCAGCGCTTCCTGCAGGTGGTGGTGATCCAATTAACGCGCCTCTCGCTGGTAATATCTTCAAGATTCTCGTATCTGCGGGGCAGTCGGTTCAGGAAGGTGATGTACTGATTATTCTTGAAGCGATGAAAATGGAAACCGAAATCCGTGCACCCAAGGGCGGTACGGTAGGTGGTGTTCAAGTTGCTGTTGGCGATTCCGTCGCTGTTGGTGATGTCCTGTTGACTCTGGGTTAA
- a CDS encoding OadG family protein, translating into MSNLMSQAFELMIVGMGFVFVFLVILIFATTAMSKVAAKLTPPAPQLPATPKQTASPADDAQLLAVISAAVQKYRSHHKK; encoded by the coding sequence ATGTCAAACTTAATGTCACAAGCATTCGAGCTCATGATCGTGGGTATGGGGTTTGTGTTTGTGTTTCTGGTAATTCTTATCTTTGCCACAACGGCAATGTCAAAAGTGGCCGCCAAGCTTACTCCGCCAGCGCCACAATTGCCAGCAACCCCAAAACAGACGGCTTCACCTGCGGATGATGCGCAACTGTTGGCTGTTATCTCAGCTGCAGTACAGAAATATCGCTCACACCACAAGAAGTGA
- the csrA gene encoding carbon storage regulator CsrA, translating into MLILTRRVGETLMVGDDVTVTVLGVKGNQVRIGVNAPKEVAVHREEIYQRIQKEKAEGHEGGESNS; encoded by the coding sequence ATGCTGATTTTGACCCGTCGTGTAGGGGAGACACTGATGGTTGGGGATGATGTTACGGTAACAGTGCTTGGTGTTAAAGGTAACCAGGTGCGTATCGGTGTGAATGCGCCGAAGGAAGTTGCTGTGCATCGTGAAGAGATTTACCAACGTATTCAAAAAGAAAAAGCTGAAGGTCATGAGGGTGGTGAAAGTAATTCATAA
- a CDS encoding aspartate kinase, whose translation MALIVQKYGGTSVGTTERIEAVADKVAGFRRNGDDIVVVVSAMSGETNRLIGLANSITEEPSPREMDVLVSTGEQVTIALLCMALQVRGVEARSYTGSQVRIVTDDAHTKARIKSIDEENIRSDLSMGRVVVVAGFQGVDETGNITTLGRGGSDTTAVALAAALKGDECQIYTDVDGVYTTDPRVVDSARRLSKITFEEMIEMASLGSKVLQIRSVEFAGKYNVPLRVLSSFQDGPGTLITTDDEVEMEQPVVSGIAFNRDEAKLTLKGVPDTPGIASRILKPVSDANIEVDMIVQNTGDDNHTDFTFTVHRNDYKKASAILEALKEQLGAREMGGDNKIAKVSIVGVGMRSHAGVATQMFEALSSEGINIQMISTSEIKISVVIDEKYLELAVRSLHSTFGLGDDQTKEDN comes from the coding sequence ATGGCGTTGATAGTCCAGAAATATGGTGGGACCTCGGTCGGAACCACGGAGAGAATAGAAGCTGTTGCTGACAAGGTCGCAGGGTTTCGCCGAAATGGAGATGACATCGTTGTAGTTGTATCGGCGATGAGTGGTGAAACCAATCGCCTGATCGGTTTGGCAAACAGTATCACCGAAGAGCCTTCGCCGAGAGAGATGGATGTTTTGGTCTCAACGGGAGAGCAGGTTACCATTGCTCTGCTATGTATGGCGCTCCAGGTGCGAGGTGTCGAGGCTCGTTCCTACACGGGGAGTCAGGTTCGAATTGTGACGGATGATGCGCATACCAAAGCGCGCATTAAATCAATTGACGAAGAAAATATTCGTAGTGATTTGTCCATGGGGCGCGTGGTTGTGGTTGCTGGTTTTCAGGGTGTTGATGAAACCGGCAACATTACTACGTTGGGGCGTGGTGGTTCTGATACCACTGCGGTTGCTCTGGCTGCCGCGTTAAAGGGTGACGAATGCCAGATTTATACTGATGTGGATGGCGTGTACACTACAGACCCGAGGGTTGTAGACAGTGCCAGACGACTGAGTAAGATCACTTTTGAAGAAATGATTGAAATGGCCAGCTTGGGCTCCAAAGTTCTGCAGATCAGATCTGTGGAGTTTGCTGGGAAGTACAATGTACCGTTGCGAGTGCTGTCCAGCTTTCAGGATGGCCCCGGAACGTTGATTACCACTGATGATGAGGTCGAAATGGAGCAACCAGTCGTATCGGGGATTGCCTTTAATCGTGATGAAGCAAAATTAACCCTGAAAGGTGTACCTGATACCCCGGGCATTGCTTCTCGAATTCTGAAGCCAGTCAGTGATGCCAATATCGAAGTAGATATGATTGTTCAAAACACCGGTGATGACAATCACACGGATTTTACTTTCACCGTGCATCGCAATGATTACAAGAAAGCAAGTGCTATACTTGAAGCGTTAAAAGAACAGCTTGGCGCTCGTGAAATGGGTGGCGACAACAAAATCGCAAAAGTCTCTATCGTGGGGGTAGGGATGCGATCACATGCCGGTGTTGCGACGCAAATGTTCGAAGCACTGTCTTCTGAAGGGATTAATATTCAGATGATTTCAACGTCTGAAATCAAAATCTCTGTTGTAATTGATGAAAAATATCTTGAGTTGGCTGTGCGCAGTTTGCATAGCACCTTCGGTTTGGGCGATGACCAGACCAAAGAAGACAATTGA
- the alaS gene encoding alanine--tRNA ligase, which yields MKSSEIRQAFLSYFERQGHQIVDSSSLVPADDPTLLFTNAGMNQFKDVFLGKEHRDYRRATTSQKCVRAGGKHNDLENVGYTARHHTFFEMLGNFSFGDYFKRDAIRFAWEFLTEELQLPKEKLWVTVYKDDSEAEEIWFNEMGIDQSRFSRLGEKDNFWAMGDTGPCGPCTEIFYDHGPDIAGDPPGGPNDDGDRYIEIWNLVFMQYNRTADGELHALPKPSVDTGMGLERIAAVMQHVHSNYEIDLFQNLLNAASKLLDGVPTTEKSLRVIADHIRSCSFLIADGVMPSNEGRGFVLRRIIRRAVRHGNKLGAQDNFFHKLVGALVKEMGDAYPELIREQAQIERILLQEEEQFARTLDKGMRLLEQDIAALDGNTIPGETIFTLYDTYGFPVDLTNDIARERGLELDYAGYEKAMAAQKEQSRQASKFGVDYNDSIIVEGSTDFTGYEATEGADRVKAVFVEGKPVVAASGDEVVVVLERTPFYAESGGQAGDTGYLTWADGGCMRVLDTRKEGSHHLHIGKIEQGQLEEGVEVKASVDASQRTATALNHSATHLLHAALRRVLGEHVSQKGSLVDPDKLRFDFSHYEAVTPAQLAEIEAMVNEQVRKNTPVQTELTDMESAKEKGAMALFGEKYGDTVRVLTMGEERFSVELCGGTHVQRTGDIGSFVIVSEGGISAGVRRIEAITGEKAELWHKQSDTIVAELGSLVKAGRDVVVEKVKALSERNRQLEKEIEQLKSKLAASAGADLISQAKDVAGIKVLAAELPGADRKTLLETADQLKNKLGSAVVLLATVENDKVVLVAGVTKDITGQYKAGELMKDAAQKLGGKGGGRPDMAQGGGTDVASLPEVLAGVADWVAARG from the coding sequence ATGAAGAGTTCAGAAATACGTCAGGCGTTTCTAAGTTACTTTGAAAGGCAGGGCCACCAAATTGTCGACAGTAGTTCGCTTGTGCCAGCAGATGACCCTACGTTGCTCTTTACCAATGCGGGGATGAACCAGTTTAAAGATGTCTTTCTCGGGAAAGAGCACCGCGATTACCGTCGTGCGACAACGTCCCAGAAATGTGTGCGTGCAGGCGGCAAACACAATGATCTTGAAAACGTTGGTTATACCGCACGCCATCATACGTTTTTCGAAATGTTGGGCAATTTCAGCTTTGGTGACTATTTCAAACGAGATGCGATTCGATTTGCCTGGGAATTTCTAACTGAAGAGCTGCAGCTACCCAAAGAAAAGTTATGGGTTACGGTCTACAAAGACGATAGCGAAGCGGAAGAAATCTGGTTCAATGAAATGGGGATCGACCAGAGTCGTTTCTCTCGTCTGGGCGAGAAAGATAATTTTTGGGCCATGGGAGATACAGGGCCTTGTGGGCCTTGTACTGAAATTTTCTACGATCATGGTCCTGATATTGCGGGCGATCCCCCTGGCGGACCGAATGATGATGGTGACCGCTATATCGAGATCTGGAATCTGGTATTCATGCAGTACAACCGTACTGCCGATGGCGAGTTGCACGCCCTGCCCAAGCCATCTGTAGATACGGGCATGGGGTTGGAGCGAATTGCTGCCGTTATGCAGCATGTGCACAGTAATTATGAAATCGATTTATTCCAGAATTTATTGAATGCCGCATCGAAATTGCTCGATGGTGTGCCGACCACAGAAAAGTCATTGAGGGTTATCGCGGATCATATTCGATCATGTTCATTCCTCATCGCAGATGGTGTTATGCCTTCAAATGAAGGTCGAGGTTTCGTATTGCGCCGCATTATTCGTCGTGCGGTTCGACACGGGAACAAGCTTGGCGCACAAGATAATTTCTTCCACAAGCTAGTGGGGGCACTGGTTAAGGAAATGGGCGATGCTTATCCGGAACTGATCCGTGAGCAAGCTCAAATCGAGCGTATTTTGTTGCAAGAGGAAGAGCAGTTTGCTCGCACTCTGGATAAAGGTATGCGCCTCTTGGAGCAGGATATAGCGGCACTTGACGGCAATACGATTCCGGGTGAGACCATTTTTACCTTGTACGATACTTATGGATTTCCAGTTGATTTGACCAATGATATTGCCCGGGAGCGTGGCCTCGAGCTGGATTATGCTGGCTACGAGAAGGCGATGGCTGCCCAAAAGGAACAGTCCCGTCAAGCGAGTAAATTTGGTGTGGATTATAATGACTCAATTATTGTGGAAGGCTCGACTGACTTTACCGGCTATGAAGCCACTGAAGGTGCCGATCGGGTGAAAGCGGTATTTGTCGAAGGAAAGCCTGTCGTGGCTGCTTCTGGAGACGAGGTTGTTGTCGTACTTGAGCGAACGCCGTTTTATGCTGAATCCGGTGGTCAAGCGGGTGATACCGGCTATTTGACTTGGGCTGATGGTGGTTGCATGCGAGTATTGGATACCCGCAAAGAAGGCAGTCATCACCTGCATATTGGTAAGATCGAGCAAGGTCAGCTTGAGGAAGGGGTTGAGGTCAAAGCCTCAGTAGACGCCTCTCAACGAACGGCGACTGCGCTTAATCATTCCGCGACACATTTGTTGCATGCTGCACTCAGACGGGTTCTGGGCGAGCATGTCAGTCAAAAAGGATCCTTGGTCGACCCGGATAAGTTACGCTTCGACTTTTCTCATTATGAAGCCGTTACACCTGCACAACTTGCCGAAATAGAGGCAATGGTAAACGAGCAGGTGCGCAAAAACACGCCCGTACAAACCGAACTCACAGATATGGAGAGCGCTAAAGAAAAAGGTGCGATGGCTTTGTTTGGAGAAAAATATGGCGATACAGTTCGTGTTTTGACAATGGGGGAAGAGCGGTTTTCTGTCGAGCTCTGTGGTGGAACCCATGTGCAGCGAACGGGGGATATTGGCTCGTTTGTTATTGTTTCGGAGGGCGGGATTTCTGCAGGCGTTCGCAGGATTGAGGCGATTACCGGTGAGAAAGCTGAATTATGGCATAAACAGTCCGATACGATAGTTGCCGAGCTCGGTAGTTTGGTTAAAGCGGGTCGCGATGTTGTCGTAGAGAAAGTGAAAGCGCTGTCAGAGCGCAATCGTCAATTGGAGAAAGAAATTGAACAGCTTAAAAGCAAGCTGGCCGCCAGCGCGGGAGCCGATTTGATTTCTCAGGCTAAAGATGTCGCTGGAATCAAAGTGCTTGCTGCCGAATTGCCAGGGGCTGATCGCAAGACATTGCTTGAGACGGCTGATCAATTGAAGAATAAGCTGGGTTCCGCAGTTGTCTTACTGGCTACAGTTGAAAACGATAAAGTGGTCTTGGTCGCCGGCGTAACCAAAGATATTACCGGTCAGTACAAGGCCGGCGAGCTAATGAAAGATGCGGCTCAAAAGCTCGGTGGTAAAGGTGGTGGAAGACCGGATATGGCTCAGGGTGGTGGTACGGATGTGGCTAGCTTGCCTGAAGTATTGGCGGGTGTGGCCGATTGGGTTGCGGCCCGAGGTTAA
- a CDS encoding response regulator, translating to MTMQQPRGRVLVVDDQPSNIELLHDIFKAVHEVEFAMDGEKAIDMAESALPDIVLLDVQLPGIDGFEVCKRLKDNPKTQHIPIIFLTARRDVDDMVKGYKMGAVDYVTKPFNWFELIAKVNTQLVLKDVKAELRNAYQREEQFFRQIQLSIEESDMTLSGKRAPVRQKILIVDDSVNSIETLENVLRDEYELFFATSAEEAKRVAIEVVPHLIMLDVVLPDSSGYEVCEELKRQAETQDIPIVFVTSRDSAEDEVRGFQAGAIDYIVKPYRPNIVTVRMRNLLELVRNRDLLKRLTLTDALTNIPNRRNFQEVYQREWFRALRSGEPLSILMMDIDNFKRYNDYYGHPQGDVCLKKVAKALYTARKRNTDFLARIGGEEFVMVLPNTDQDGANNFATSVLNAVRQLNIPHVQNENKGQVTLSIGLLTCKPSHKIKRDEALSLADECLYQAKQQGRDRIAQRDMTI from the coding sequence ATGACTATGCAACAACCTCGTGGACGGGTTTTGGTCGTGGATGATCAGCCCAGCAATATAGAGTTACTTCATGATATTTTCAAAGCAGTACATGAGGTTGAATTTGCTATGGATGGTGAAAAGGCGATCGATATGGCAGAGTCGGCCTTGCCGGATATCGTGTTGCTGGATGTACAACTCCCTGGTATCGATGGTTTTGAAGTCTGTAAACGCCTGAAAGATAATCCGAAAACACAGCATATCCCGATTATATTTCTCACGGCTCGACGGGATGTGGACGATATGGTTAAAGGTTATAAAATGGGGGCCGTCGATTATGTCACCAAACCTTTCAACTGGTTTGAGCTTATTGCCAAAGTAAATACGCAACTGGTGCTAAAAGATGTAAAAGCTGAATTACGGAATGCTTATCAGCGGGAAGAGCAATTTTTCCGTCAAATTCAATTATCCATTGAAGAGTCTGATATGACGCTCAGTGGCAAGCGGGCGCCCGTCCGTCAGAAAATATTGATTGTAGATGACTCTGTTAACAGCATTGAAACTCTGGAAAATGTGTTGCGAGATGAATATGAACTGTTTTTCGCAACCAGTGCAGAAGAAGCCAAGCGTGTCGCAATCGAAGTGGTGCCGCATTTAATTATGCTGGATGTTGTATTGCCGGATTCCAGTGGCTATGAGGTTTGTGAAGAATTGAAGCGCCAGGCTGAAACACAGGATATCCCGATTGTTTTCGTCACTTCCCGGGATTCAGCTGAAGACGAGGTGCGTGGTTTTCAGGCTGGCGCAATCGATTACATCGTGAAGCCTTATCGTCCCAATATTGTCACAGTCCGTATGCGTAATCTATTGGAGTTGGTGCGCAATCGGGATTTGCTGAAGCGATTGACGTTGACGGATGCCTTGACCAACATACCGAATCGGCGTAACTTTCAGGAAGTGTACCAACGAGAGTGGTTCAGGGCGCTACGGTCTGGAGAACCACTGTCCATATTGATGATGGATATTGATAATTTCAAACGGTACAACGACTATTATGGCCATCCTCAGGGGGATGTGTGCCTTAAGAAAGTTGCCAAGGCACTGTATACCGCCCGGAAGCGTAACACCGACTTTCTTGCCCGCATTGGCGGTGAAGAATTTGTAATGGTGCTTCCCAACACCGATCAGGATGGGGCGAATAACTTTGCCACTTCGGTTTTGAATGCAGTCCGCCAGTTGAATATACCCCATGTTCAAAACGAGAATAAGGGTCAGGTCACCCTGAGTATTGGATTGCTGACCTGCAAACCCAGCCATAAAATAAAACGGGATGAGGCATTGTCCTTAGCGGACGAATGTCTTTATCAAGCCAAACAGCAAGGCCGGGATCGCATAGCGCAGCGCGATATGACAATCTGA
- a CDS encoding hybrid sensor histidine kinase/response regulator, which produces MVNKGSKTESDEMSPLLKSRTNRIPQFSASVAIAFIMLAIALETVIATYWFTDLSPRLNKEAEANAQILAQSQAIAIADALTATKEDSISLQRLERVLDQTLLFNDPVSGMPFFRSILIELDESLDFSQPLIPVVSRLNVRSNAKVPCQKCFRSTADLYAADTGELIGIATFEISDTFFVNLKNDIKGTFIKDAFITLGLLVMAWAVVHILIRKLNFEIEARKKTEQELIKARDQAESASQAKSHFVANVSHEIRTPMNAILGMSYLLHRTPLSEKQSDYLGRITSAARSLLSLINDILDFSKIEAGKLALERHSFTLDDVLNQLSHVIASKASEKNLDVIYSVSQNVPSHVKGDSQRLGQILLNLVSNAVKFTEQGEIVVRIEVLPESASQIAERLPVNEVSEASGRVAKKSVWVQFSVIDTGIGIARSALDDLFSAFSQADNSMSRKYEGTGLGLAICKQLSHLMGGDISVESELGKGSCFKFFVPLEVEHQESLPNVLFPQKLLNSSTLIVDDSISCRLAYSEILKRYHFKPIAVESGQKALSVFESTEGREIHLVLLDRKMPEMDGLEVARKLRREYSHQNLHIILVSAYTDDDLSADERAVFDGFIKKPLSPSKLVDTIMQTTSYQRQSKGDGAPNANTSEYALPRYKGHVLLVEDNEANQAVALNLLEEIGVTADVCNNGLEAVRTVTEAFDALPLPWDMVLMDVQMPEMDGLQATQKIREVLNGSKLPILAMTALAVSGDADRCFEAGMDDYITKPIDVDRFFATLGRWLEIDLGIAHKKERKAPLIELQGESNLTGRHQNTALEIQGAESHGAALQATDSPVSQSADSLDGSHNRDKNQEFGFLMLELPGIDMKDAKYRFRDNLALFLRLVKAFQTNYAGFAQRLVDEIDAGHFAIAETMIHTLKGEAGNLGAGKLQKLSAQLEVAFREGHFEPALFSRFKLALDEVTIAGNQAADVLLQLAALASNTGRGGERRQANDVEALDVAAILEELTQLIERNNLRARDVALKLQDLTFEEPASQAYNQLIDHLQKLEFKAALNSVSELRNIL; this is translated from the coding sequence ATGGTAAATAAGGGTAGCAAAACAGAGTCTGATGAAATGAGCCCATTGCTCAAATCCAGAACGAATCGGATTCCCCAGTTTTCCGCCAGTGTGGCGATTGCATTTATCATGCTGGCAATTGCGCTTGAGACGGTTATTGCAACATATTGGTTTACTGATCTTTCGCCGCGGCTCAATAAAGAGGCCGAAGCGAATGCGCAAATCCTGGCTCAGTCCCAAGCGATAGCTATTGCTGATGCCTTGACGGCAACCAAGGAAGACAGTATCAGTTTGCAGCGACTGGAGCGAGTGTTGGATCAAACGCTACTGTTTAATGATCCTGTTTCCGGCATGCCTTTCTTTCGCAGTATTTTGATCGAATTGGACGAATCTCTGGATTTTAGTCAGCCCTTGATACCTGTTGTCTCTCGCCTCAATGTGCGGAGTAATGCCAAAGTACCCTGCCAGAAGTGTTTTCGTTCGACTGCCGATCTTTATGCCGCTGATACTGGCGAGTTGATTGGCATCGCTACATTTGAAATCAGCGATACGTTTTTTGTAAATCTGAAGAACGACATCAAGGGAACGTTTATCAAAGACGCGTTCATTACCCTTGGATTGCTGGTGATGGCCTGGGCGGTTGTCCATATTCTGATTCGTAAACTCAATTTCGAGATTGAAGCGCGTAAAAAAACCGAGCAAGAGCTCATAAAAGCGCGTGACCAGGCGGAATCTGCGAGCCAGGCGAAAAGTCATTTTGTGGCAAATGTTAGTCACGAGATTCGAACACCTATGAACGCGATTCTTGGCATGAGTTACCTCCTGCACAGAACGCCTTTATCCGAAAAGCAATCGGATTACCTCGGGCGGATAACCAGTGCTGCACGGTCGCTCTTATCACTAATTAACGACATTCTTGACTTCTCCAAGATCGAAGCCGGGAAGCTGGCCCTCGAAAGGCACAGTTTCACCCTGGATGATGTGCTGAATCAGCTGTCTCATGTGATAGCCTCCAAAGCCAGTGAAAAGAATCTGGATGTGATTTATTCTGTCTCACAAAACGTCCCCTCCCATGTGAAAGGCGACAGTCAGCGCTTGGGGCAGATATTGTTAAACCTGGTCAGCAATGCCGTCAAATTCACCGAGCAAGGTGAAATTGTTGTTCGCATTGAGGTACTGCCTGAAAGTGCCTCGCAAATAGCTGAACGTCTGCCTGTAAACGAGGTTAGTGAAGCTTCGGGCAGGGTGGCTAAAAAGTCAGTTTGGGTGCAATTTTCAGTTATCGATACCGGCATCGGAATAGCGCGTAGTGCCCTGGATGATTTATTCAGTGCATTCAGTCAGGCCGATAACTCGATGAGCCGAAAGTATGAAGGTACTGGTTTGGGGCTGGCGATTTGTAAACAATTATCCCACCTTATGGGCGGCGATATTTCCGTAGAAAGTGAGCTGGGCAAGGGGAGTTGTTTCAAGTTTTTTGTGCCCCTTGAGGTGGAGCACCAGGAAAGTCTGCCCAATGTGTTATTTCCGCAAAAGTTACTCAATTCCAGCACTTTGATTGTGGATGATAGTATTTCCTGCCGACTGGCTTACAGCGAGATATTGAAGCGTTATCACTTTAAACCTATAGCCGTTGAATCTGGGCAAAAGGCCCTGTCGGTATTCGAATCGACGGAGGGTCGTGAAATACATCTGGTTTTGCTTGATCGGAAAATGCCCGAAATGGATGGCCTTGAAGTTGCACGTAAGTTGCGCAGGGAATACAGTCACCAAAATCTCCATATCATCCTCGTATCAGCTTACACTGATGATGATCTGAGCGCAGATGAGCGAGCCGTGTTTGATGGTTTTATCAAAAAGCCGCTGAGCCCCTCGAAGTTGGTTGACACGATCATGCAAACGACGTCTTACCAGCGCCAGTCAAAGGGGGATGGAGCCCCAAATGCGAATACCAGTGAGTATGCGCTACCGCGTTACAAGGGACATGTGCTTCTGGTGGAAGATAATGAAGCCAATCAGGCTGTTGCATTGAATCTCCTGGAAGAAATTGGCGTCACGGCGGATGTCTGTAATAACGGATTGGAGGCGGTGCGCACGGTTACAGAAGCTTTTGATGCTCTACCATTACCTTGGGACATGGTGTTGATGGATGTGCAAATGCCGGAAATGGATGGACTGCAAGCGACCCAAAAAATAAGGGAAGTTTTAAATGGTTCCAAGCTACCCATTCTTGCCATGACGGCACTTGCGGTTTCTGGGGATGCTGACCGGTGTTTTGAAGCCGGTATGGATGACTATATTACTAAGCCAATTGATGTGGATCGGTTTTTTGCAACACTTGGACGCTGGCTGGAAATAGATCTCGGTATTGCGCATAAAAAAGAGCGGAAAGCTCCGTTAATAGAGTTGCAAGGCGAATCAAACTTAACAGGCAGGCATCAAAATACCGCGCTCGAGATTCAAGGTGCAGAGTCTCACGGGGCAGCGCTGCAAGCTACCGATTCGCCAGTGTCACAGTCTGCAGATTCTCTTGATGGTTCTCATAACCGTGACAAAAATCAGGAATTTGGTTTTTTGATGCTAGAGCTGCCCGGAATCGATATGAAGGATGCAAAGTATCGCTTTCGCGATAACCTGGCGCTTTTTCTCCGGTTAGTGAAAGCATTTCAAACGAATTATGCCGGTTTTGCCCAGCGACTGGTCGACGAAATTGATGCGGGACATTTTGCGATTGCTGAAACCATGATTCATACCTTGAAAGGTGAAGCCGGGAATCTGGGGGCAGGAAAGTTGCAGAAGTTGAGTGCACAGCTCGAAGTGGCTTTCCGGGAAGGGCACTTTGAACCCGCACTGTTTTCCAGGTTTAAGTTGGCACTCGATGAAGTCACGATTGCTGGCAACCAGGCTGCAGACGTGTTATTGCAACTTGCAGCGTTAGCGAGCAATACCGGGAGGGGCGGGGAGCGACGACAGGCGAATGATGTGGAAGCGCTGGATGTTGCCGCGATTCTGGAGGAGTTAACTCAATTGATAGAGCGCAATAATCTGCGTGCTCGCGATGTAGCATTAAAGCTGCAGGATCTGACATTCGAAGAGCCTGCCAGTCAGGCCTATAATCAATTGATCGATCATTTGCAGAAGCTTGAGTTTAAAGCGGCGTTGAATTCGGTCAGCGAGCTTAGAAATATTTTGTAG